A region from the Sorex araneus isolate mSorAra2 chromosome 6, mSorAra2.pri, whole genome shotgun sequence genome encodes:
- the KCNA6 gene encoding potassium voltage-gated channel subfamily A member 6, producing the protein MRSEKSLALAAPGEAPGSEGEQQGAGEFPEAGGGGDAGGAAGAGGCCSSERLVINISGLRFETQLRTLALFPDTLLGDPGRRVRFFDPLRNEYFFDRNRPSFDAILYYYQSGGRLRRPVNVPLDIFLEEIRFYQLGDEALAAFREDEGCLPEGADDEKPLPAPPFQRQVWLLFEYPESSGPARGIAIVSVLVILISIVIFCLETLPQFRADGRGGNHGGSNHGGSNHGGGGLGGGLGAGGGGSPGARGAQDDEEDDDEAYAFHPGGLAAGEVVAGGSSSLSALGGSFFTDPFFLVETLCIVWFTFELLVRFSACPSKPAFFRNVMNIIDLVAIFPYFITLGTELVQQHEQPSGGGSGGGQNGQQAMSLAILRVIRLVRVFRIFKLSRHSKGLQILGKTLQASMRELGLLIFFLFIGVILFSSAVYFAETDDDDSLFPSIPDAFWWAVVTMTTVGYGDMYPMTVGGKIVGSLCAIAGVLTIALPVPVIVSNFNYFYHRETEQEEQGQYTHVTCGQPVPDLKATDNGLAAKPELPEAPRERKSSYLPTPHRGCPSEKRMLTEV; encoded by the coding sequence ATGAGGTCCGAGAAGTCGCTGGCGCTGGCGGCGCCCGGGGAGGCGCCCGGGTCCGAGGGGGAGCAACAGGGTGCGGGCGAGTTCCCGGaggccggcggcggcggggacgcagggggcgcggcgggcgcggggggctgcTGCAGCAGCGAGCGGCTGGTGATCAACATCTCGGGGCTGCGCTTCGAGACGCAGCTGCGCACCCTGGCGCTGTTCCCCGACACGCTGCTGGGGGACCCGGGCCGCCGCGTCCGCTTCTTCGACCCGCTGCGCAACGAGTACTTCTTCGACCGCAACCGGCCCAGCTTCGACGCCATCCTCTACTACTACCAGTCCGGGGGCCGGCTGCGGCGGCCCGTCAACGTGCCGCTGGACATCTTCCTGGAGGAGATCCGCTTCTACCAGCTGGGGGACGAGGCGCTGGCCGCCTTCCGCGAGGACGAGGGCTGCCTGCCCGAGGGCGCGGACGACGAGAAGCCGCTGCCCGCGCCGCCCTTCCAGCGCCAGGTGTGGCTGCTCTTCGAGTACCCCGAGAGCTCGGGCCCCGCGCGGGGCATCGCCATCGTCTCGGTGCTGGTCATCCTCATCTCCATCGTCATCTTCTGCCTGGAGACGCTGCCCCAGTTCCGCGCCGACGGTCGTGGCGGCAACCACGGCGGCAGCAACCACGGCGGCAGCAACCACGGCGGCGGCGGCCTTGGCGGTGGCCTGGGCGCGGGTGGGGGCGGCTCCCCCGGGGCCAGGGGTGCGCAGGACGATGAGGAGGACGATGACGAGGCCTACGCGTTCCATCCCGGCGGCCTGGCGGCCGGGGAGGTGGTGGCCGGCGGGTCCTCGTCGCTGAGTGCTCTGGGGGGCTCCTTCTTCACCGACCCCTTCTTCCTGGTGGAGACGCTGTGCATCGTCTGGTTCACCTTCGAGCTGCTCGTGCGCTTCTCCGCCTGCCCCAGCAAGCCCGCCTTCTTCCGCAACGTCATGAACATCATCGACCTGGTGGCCATCTTCCCCTACTTCATCACCCTGGGCACCGAGCTGGTGCAGCAGCACGAGCAGCCCtcgggcggcggcagcggcggcggccagAACGGGCAGCAGGCCATGTCGCTGGCCATCCTCAGGGTCATCCGCCTGGTGCGCGTCTTCCGCATCTTCAAGCTCTCGCGCCACTCCAAGGGGCTGCAGATCCTGGGCAAGACGCTGCAGGCGTCCATGCGCGAGCTGGGCCtgctcatcttcttcctcttcatcggCGTCATCCTCTTCTCCAGCGCTGTCTACTTCGCCGAGACCGACGACGACGACTCGCTCTTCCCCAGCATCCCCGACGCCTTCTGGTGGGCGGTGGTCACCATGACCACCGTGGGCTACGGGGACATGTACCCCATGACGGTCGGGGGCAAGATCGTGGGCTCGCTGTGCGCCATCGCGGGCGTCCTCACCATCGCCCTGCCCGTGCCCGTCATCGTGTCCAACTTCAACTACTTCTACCACCGCGAGacggagcaggaggagcagggccaGTACACGCACGTCACCTGCGGGCAGCCCGTGCCCGACCTCAAGGCCACTGACAATGGGCTGGCCGCCAAGCCCGAGCTGCCCGAGGCGCCCCGGGAACGGAAATCCAGCTACCTCCCCACGCCCCACCGGGGGTGCCCCTCGGAGAAGAGAATGCTCACGGAGGTCTGA